The stretch of DNA CATGTGAGTTTTGGAATAGATAATGGAACTTCGCTTGTTGCCTCTGGGAATTATTGGAATGTGACGAGTCCTCAAGGAGCAGTCGGATCTGTTGTTCTGACAGCAACTGCGAATATATTCGGCGGAACAACACCTGGTGTACCCGCAACTACATCCTGGAATGCTGGGACCTTTACTTATGAACCAGCGTTAGCCAAGACTGGAGCAGCAAACTTCCTTCCAGTGCTTCTTGCATCAGTTGGAACTGTTGTACTCGGTGTCGCATTGCTGATTTTTCTCCGTCGCCAGGGGCGCCAGTAGAACGTGGTTGAGCAGCACTTACCTCAGCCCGAGTTGGCTTTCTCGGCGAATATCACATAAGCTTGTACTTTGGTGTCTGTTGCCATGCCTTTGGCGTGTCGTCAGAAACCATATTGCAACCGCAAGACCAGAAATCCCCAATTAAGCGATAAGTGAGTATATGGCGAAAAAAGACGGCGTCATTGAGATCGAAGGAACGATCACAGAAGCGTTGCCAAATGCCATGTTCCGCGTTGAGCTAACCAACGGACACAAGGTACTTGCCCACATTTCGGGCAAGATGCGCCAGCACTACATCCGAATCCTCCCTGAGGACAAGGTCATCGTAGAGCTGAGCCCATACGACCTTACTCGTGGCCGTATCGTTTACCGCTACAAATAAGGATTTCTGAGAAGTAACGGCCTGCGTGCAGGTACGAAGACAGCGAAATAGGTAAGAAAAATGAAGGTTAACCCCAGCGTTAAGCCCATCTGCGACAAGTGCAAGGTTATTCGCCGCCACGGAAACGTCATGGTGATCTGCGAGAACCCACGTCACAAGCAGCGCCAGGGTTAGTAACACCCCCACAGATTTTCACTCGCAGGAGTGAGAGACGCGGTTTCACCGCAACAACTGAAAAAAGCACTCCCAAGAATCTCAAGAAATTGAGAGGACACCTACGGTTGGAGGCCGTGGCACCGGGAATGCTCCACACCTCCACTACACACAAGGAGATGCCACCATGGCACGTCTTGCCGGAGTAGACATTCCACGCGAAAAGCGCGTGGAAGTTGCACTGACATACATCTACGGTGTTGGCCGTACGCGAGCTCTTAAGACTCTCGCCGACACCAAAATCAGCGGAGACATCCGCGTCAAGGACCTCACCGACGACCAGCTGGTCGCTCTGCGTGACTACATCGAAGGCAACTTCCGCGTAGAGGGTGACCTCCGCCGTGAAGTTCAGGCTGACATCCGCCGCAAGGTCGAGATCGGTAGCTACGAAGGTCTTCGCCACCGTAAGGGTCTGCCGGTTCGCGGTCAGCGCACCAAGACCAACGCTCGTACCCGTAAGGGACCAAAGCGTACCGTCGCCGGCAAGAAGAAGGCTAAGTAATCCGCGTAGGCGGGTACTAGCCCCATAAGGTTTTAGGAGAAATCATGGCAGCACCTAAGTCGGCAGTTCGCAAGCCGCGCAAAAAGGACAAGAAGAACGTAGCTGTGGGCCAGGCTCACATTAAGAGCACGTTCAACAACACCATCGTGTCAATCACTGACACCACTGGTGCCGTAATCAGCTGGGCATCGTCCGGTGGAGTTGGCTTCAAGGGTTCACGTAAGTCGACCCCATTCGCCGCTCAGCTCGCAGCAGAGTCTGCAGCACGCCAGGCACAAGAGCACGGCATGAAGAAGGTAGACGTCTTCGTCAAGGGCCCCGGCTCTGGACGTGAAACCGCAATTCGTTCGCTTCAGGCCGCAGGCCTTGAGGTTGGATCGATCTCGGATGTGACCCCACAGGCTCACAACGGATGCCGTCCACCTAAGCGTCGTCGCGTTTAGTTTTCCCCTCTTTCATAACTCAATAATTCATCGCTCACGCAAGTGTCATATATCGGACACTTAGCCGAAAGGAATACATAGTGCTCATTGCACAGCGCCCCACGCTTTCCGAAGAGAACATCTCCGAATACCGTTCACGTTTCATCATTGAACCGCTTGAACCAGGTTTCGGTTACACCCTCGGTAACTCTTTGCGTCGTACCCTGCTCTCCAGCATTCCTGGTGCAGCAGTAACCAGCATCCGTCTTGATGGCGTACTCCACGAGTTCTCCACCATCCCCGGTGTGAAGGAAGACGCAACTGAAATCATCCTGAACATCAAGTCTCTGGTTGTTTCCAGCGAGCACGACGAGCCCATCACCGCTTACTTGCGTAAGCAGGGTTCCGG from Aurantimicrobium sp. MWH-Uga1 encodes:
- the rpmJ gene encoding 50S ribosomal protein L36; amino-acid sequence: MKVNPSVKPICDKCKVIRRHGNVMVICENPRHKQRQG
- the rpsM gene encoding 30S ribosomal protein S13 — translated: MARLAGVDIPREKRVEVALTYIYGVGRTRALKTLADTKISGDIRVKDLTDDQLVALRDYIEGNFRVEGDLRREVQADIRRKVEIGSYEGLRHRKGLPVRGQRTKTNARTRKGPKRTVAGKKKAK
- the rpsK gene encoding 30S ribosomal protein S11, whose amino-acid sequence is MAAPKSAVRKPRKKDKKNVAVGQAHIKSTFNNTIVSITDTTGAVISWASSGGVGFKGSRKSTPFAAQLAAESAARQAQEHGMKKVDVFVKGPGSGRETAIRSLQAAGLEVGSISDVTPQAHNGCRPPKRRRV
- the infA gene encoding translation initiation factor IF-1, with translation MAKKDGVIEIEGTITEALPNAMFRVELTNGHKVLAHISGKMRQHYIRILPEDKVIVELSPYDLTRGRIVYRYK